The sequence below is a genomic window from Mycobacterium spongiae.
TAGGCGACATCGAGCAAGCGATCGGCCCACTCGGCGACTACCGCTCCGGAAGGTGTCAGTTGTGAACCTCGTGGCGTCCGGACGATGAGTGCTACGCCTGTCTGGGCCTCAATCGATGCCAAACGCGCCGACACAGCCTGTTGGGTAAGACCGAATTCTCGGCTCGCCGCACCGATACTGCCTGTTCGCGCGATCGCGAGGAAGACTTCGAGCGCAGACAGTTCGGGCATGCGGGCGCTAAGGGTTGCCATGACGAACCTCCGGCGGTAAGCGTACAAGCCAGCCTTGTGGGGTGGTCGGAAGCCACAAGACAGACTTGTGTGTCCACAAAGCGAAGCGCTCTACCCGAGTCCCCCGAAATGGGCAACCATCGACACCATCGCCGCGCAACCGAAGAGAAGAGGGTGACTATCGTGGCCAGCACAGACTCGGAGACAGAACCCGGGACAGATTCCCCAGCGACGTGGGGCAAGCGCGATGACATGATTGTGCGGGCGCGCTCGCCGTATAACGCTGAGCCGCCGGCTGCGGTGCTGGCCAGCAGCGACATCACCCCGGTCGAGGCGTTCTATGCCCGCAATCACGGCGCGATCCCGGATATCGCGGCTCAGCAGTGGCGCCTGCAGGTCAGCGGGTGCGTGGATACGCCGCTCACCCTGACGTACGACCAGTTGAGGCACGAATTCGAGCAACACGAGGTGGTGGCGACGTTGGCGTGCGCCGGTAATCGGCGTGCGGAGATGCTGCGGGTGCAACCGATTCCGGGTAAGGAGCCATGGGAGCACGGCGCGATATCGACCGCGCGGTGGGGAGGCGTGCGTCTCGCTGATTTCCTTCAGGCCGCCGGAACGCAACACTCGGAAGGTCTGCACGTGGCGTTTGAGGCCCCAGACGTCGCTCCTGAGGCCCGGCCCGTGCAAACCTACGGCAGCTCGATCCCGCTCAGTAAGGCCATGTCATCGGAAGTGCTGCTGGCGTGGCAGATGAACTCCGAGCCCCTGCCGCCCGCCCATGGCGGTCCTGTCCGGGTCGTCGTGCCTGGATACGTCGGCGCCCGCAGCGTCAAGTGGATTACCGCGGTCACCGTGCAGCCCGGCCCCTCGGAAAACTATTTCCAGGCCCGCGACTACCGGATCCTGCCTCCGGAGGCCGACCCCGACAGCGTCACGTCGGGGGAGGGGATTGCGCTATCGTCGCTGACGCTGAGCTGTGACATCCTCGATCCCACCGACGGCGATCACGTACCGCCCGGCGCGTTGACCATCCGTGGCTACGGGTTGGCCGGCGATGGCCGCAGCGTGGAGCGCATCGACGTATCCGTCGATGACGGGCTCACCTGGCAGCAGGCGGTCCTGCAGTCCCCGGCCAGTGCATGGTCGTGGCGGCCATGGTCGCTGACGGTTGACGTCGAATCGGGACCTTTGCATATCATCGCGCGCGCCTGGGACGACACGGGCGCGCTGCAACCCGAATCAGTTGCATCCCTGTGGAATCCGCGCGGGTATGGGAATAACGCCTGGGCCCGCGCCGCGTTGTGCGTGCAATGACGGCCGCACCCACCACGGCCCGAGTGCTCTGTCAGGCAGGTGTTCGAGACTGCCTGGTGGCCACCGACATCGTCACTTAGCGCTCCGCGGGTCACGCTGAGTTGGTCTGCTAAATCAGCTGCCGAGCCCGTGGCTGAGATGGTTGAATGAGCCAATTCGGTCGGAGGCTAGAACGCGATGGTGGATGAGACAGAGGCGATGCATGAACGTGGCACTGCCCAGCAGCGTGCTCGCTGACTGGTGCTCCTGAGGCCGATGCAGTGACCACGATCGCACGATTCATCTACCGGTTCGCGCCGCTGGTCATTGGTGCCTGGATCCTCGCTGCGGTCGTGGCCAACCTCGTCGCACCGCGACTTGAGCAGCTCATCACCAGTGGTGACCAACCGTACTTGCCTGCTGGCACCCCCACTGCGCTTGCCGTGCAACGGTCGGCTGAGGCATTCTCGCAGGTCCCCACCGACAACGTCGGCTACCTCGTCCTCCAGCGATACGGCGGTCTCGACGAGCGCGACCGGTCGTTCTACGACCACCTGGTAGTGGCTCTACGCGCTGACTCGCGCCATGTCCACGAGGTCGTGGACTGGTGGGGAGTGCCAACCATCGCCAAGGCGGCCGTGAGCGAAGATCAGCACGTGGCGACGGCCGCGGTGCGGTTTTCCGGCATGGTCGGAACCACGCAAGCAAGCGAGTCGATCACTGCGGCGCGCGCCATCGCGGCGGGACTGGACCCGCCCGACGGTCTGCAGATATTCATCACCGGTCCGGGCGCAACGATCATGGACGAATTCGCGGCCATCGACCGGCAGACGCAGCTCATCACGGCGACGACGTTGGCGGCGCTGTTCATCCTGTTGTTGGTTCTGTACCGATCACTGATCACACCGATGGTGCCCTTGCTGTCAGTAGTTGGGGCGTTCGCACTGGTCAAGCCGGTCGTTTCGGTTCTCATCCAGCAAGGCTTCGTCGGCGTATCACTGTTCTCCCTCTGGCTCAGCGTTGCGGTCGTTGTCGGAGTGGGCACCGGCTTCTCGATCTTTCTCATCGGCCGCTATCACGAGCGGCGCCGACAAGATTTCGCGCCGTCGGAGGCGTTGGCGGACGCGTACCGTGGCGTGGCGCCAGCCATCGTGGGCTCGACCCTCATCGTGGTCACCGCCTTGGGCGCGGTGGGTTGGCTCAGCCTCGCCCGCATCGGCATGTTCGCCACCACGGGTGTCTTGTGTTCTATCGGCGTGCTGGCGGTGGGATTGGCCGTACTCACCCTGACACCGGCCCTCATCGCGCTCGCCAGCCGCGCCGGCCTCGCCAAACCGCCCCATCGCAAACGCACGCTGCGGCGGTTTCGGCGCCTCGGCACCGTTGTGGCCCGCTGGCCGGCGCCGATTCTGGTAGGCAGTGGCGTATTCGTACTCATCTTGTTGATAGCCCTACAGGGAGTGCCAATCGGTTGGGACGAGGCCAAGGCGACCCCACGCTGGGCGGAGTCCAACCGCGGCTACCAGGCGGTTGACGACCACTTCCCACCGAACCAGTTGCTGCCCGATACGGTCACAATCGAGACCGACCACGACATCCGCAACCCCGCCGGTCTGACCGCAATCGAACGAATCACCGCTGCGATCATGGCGATTCGCGGTGTGCGCATGGTCCAATCGGCGAGCCACCCCACCGGACTGGTGTCCAAACAAGCCGCCATGAACCCGTCGGCAGGGAATATCGGTGATCGGTTGGACGAGTTCTCCGACCAGCTCGCATCGCGGTCGGAAACGTTCGACAACCTCGAAACCGCAGCGAATAGCATGTTGAACGCGGTCGATCTGCTCCAGGCTGGCATCCAACAGGGCACCTACGGCGTTGGTCAGGCAAGTCTGGCCGTTCGATTGATGCAGGAAGCGGTGAAAGAGCTTCGGGCCGCGACAGGTGACGTCATCGATATTTTCGACCCGCTGCGGAGATTCACCGGCGCGATACCGGACTGCCCGACAAACGCGGTGTGTTCGGCAGCCGACGAGGTGGTGCAGTGGGCAAACAAGGTCGTTGAGCGGTCGGAGGGCTTGGCCGATTCGGCCAGGCAGCTGGGACAGGGAATCGCCGATGCCGCCTTGGCGCCAGCCAACGGCCCCGGCGTCCCCACCGATCTGCAGGCCGCGTTGGACGGCGCCAGCGCTCAGCTAGATCAGATGCGCGCGTCGGCGGCTGGCTTGAAAGCGATGCTCAACGATGTAGGTGAAGCATCGATACGGGAGCTCCCCGGCTATTTGCACGAACTTGCCGCGGTGTCCCAGAGTGGTCCCGGCGTAGACCTCTACGCTGCCCGGCGGATCCTGAACGATCCGAAAATGCGGCCGGTCCTCAAAGACTTCATCTCGCAGGACGGACGTGCGACGCGCCTGCTCGTTTATGGCGATGGGCAGGAGTGGGGCAGTGATGGCGCCGAACGTGCTCGTGCCATCGTGGCCGCGGTGGCAGCGGCGACCAAGGGTGGCAGCCTGCAACCGACCGCGGTTGAACTAACCGGCGTTGGACCGCTCACCCGGGACTTGCAGGATCTCGTTGGCAGCGATCTGAGCAAACTGGCGATCATCACGTTCGCTGTCATCTTCGTGATATCAGCGCTGTTCCTGAGGAGTCCGGTGGCCGGGCTCATCCTGGTTGGCACCGCTGGCACGTCGTACCTGTGCGCGCTTGGCGCCAGTATGCTGATCTGGCGGCACATACTCGGCCGCGATCTGCATTGGTCGGTGCCTCCCATCGCGTTTGTCCTCGTGGTCGCCGTGGGTTCAACGTGCAACCTGCTCTTGACGCTGCGCATCCGCGAAGAGGTTCCTGCAGGACCGCGCACCGCCATCATCCGGGCATTCGCCACGACCGGGGCATTGGCGACCATCGCTGGAATGGTGGTCGGGCTAGCGGTAGCCGCACTGGCCGCAAGCAGTGTGCTGAGCGTGGCACAGATCGGGGTCGCTGTCGGCGTTGGCTTGGTGTTGGACGCCCTGGTCGTGCGCAACCTCGTCCTACCCGCCCTGCTCGTTGTGTTGGGTCGTTGGTCCTGGTGGCCCGGCAGCCCTGGCTACTCCCTGCAGGACGTCGAAAGCCCGGACAGGTCAAGCGAAGTCGTGGCGACCTCGGCCATGTGATCCTGGGGCTAGCTTGTTGTGAGTGCGAAAAGAAGCACCAGCGCGGCGTAGGCAAGAACGACCATCGCGACGCCGACCAGAGTCACGCGGGCCGTTGCGCCGTCTATCGGGTCGAGCCAACGCCGAAACGGGCGCGACACCGCCGGGACGAGGATCCATTGCAGCAGGGCAACGCTGGTGACGTTGCCCACGAACATGGTCAAGGCCTGGTGGAGACCAAGACGGTTGAGTGCTGGAGACAGTTCCATGGTGATCACCGTCGCGGTCGGGTACAGGCAGAGCAGCACTAGCATGGCAGTCTTCCATGCCGGGGTGATCCTGGTCTGACCGTCGGCAACGCGAACGGTTGATCCGAATGGCGCACTGCTTGAGAGCTCGGCGAAATCCCGGGTCAGTTTGTCCCGCAGTTGCGGCAACGCGTCTCGGCGTTCAGGTGACTGGACCCATGCGGTCAGCTGGCCCGCGGTGCGAAAGCGAATCACCGTCATCCACTGACCGGATGAATCCGCCGGAAAGATCGCTGTGCCTTGGTATCCGAGGAACGCCGACGTAGCGAGCTTCAGATCACCGTGGGCCGCAACGAATTCAGCTTCCTTGCCAGGTGCCACGCTATGCAGGAAGACCGCAACGTTGGCCGGTGGTAGTTCGCCTTCGGCGATGATCAGATCCGGGGCGGATCGCCAGTATCCTTGTGCTTGACCTTCGATCAGTAAGGCTTGTCGTTCGGCGCTGTCGAGCCATGATTCGAGCAGCTCGGCGCTGGCGAAAGAAACCTTGAGAGCCCAATCGAGGTATTCGGTCGCGTGAACTGATTCGAGAGCGCCCACGTATCCATGGGCGCGACGCGCTGCGGCACGGTATTCGGCGACCCACGTGGCGAAGCCCTCGGGATCACTGGGCGGATGAAAAAGCGTGATCGCCGTAGGGTCAAACGCCATGTCAGTTGTATACCATCCTGGTTCGAGCCTGGTTCTCGCCTTGTTCGAGCCTCGTGTGTCGTGTTTCACAGCGATCTTGTTGCTTGCCACCGCCGCTG
It includes:
- a CDS encoding sulfite oxidase, whose translation is MIVRARSPYNAEPPAAVLASSDITPVEAFYARNHGAIPDIAAQQWRLQVSGCVDTPLTLTYDQLRHEFEQHEVVATLACAGNRRAEMLRVQPIPGKEPWEHGAISTARWGGVRLADFLQAAGTQHSEGLHVAFEAPDVAPEARPVQTYGSSIPLSKAMSSEVLLAWQMNSEPLPPAHGGPVRVVVPGYVGARSVKWITAVTVQPGPSENYFQARDYRILPPEADPDSVTSGEGIALSSLTLSCDILDPTDGDHVPPGALTIRGYGLAGDGRSVERIDVSVDDGLTWQQAVLQSPASAWSWRPWSLTVDVESGPLHIIARAWDDTGALQPESVASLWNPRGYGNNAWARAALCVQ
- a CDS encoding RND family transporter, with the translated sequence MTTIARFIYRFAPLVIGAWILAAVVANLVAPRLEQLITSGDQPYLPAGTPTALAVQRSAEAFSQVPTDNVGYLVLQRYGGLDERDRSFYDHLVVALRADSRHVHEVVDWWGVPTIAKAAVSEDQHVATAAVRFSGMVGTTQASESITAARAIAAGLDPPDGLQIFITGPGATIMDEFAAIDRQTQLITATTLAALFILLLVLYRSLITPMVPLLSVVGAFALVKPVVSVLIQQGFVGVSLFSLWLSVAVVVGVGTGFSIFLIGRYHERRRQDFAPSEALADAYRGVAPAIVGSTLIVVTALGAVGWLSLARIGMFATTGVLCSIGVLAVGLAVLTLTPALIALASRAGLAKPPHRKRTLRRFRRLGTVVARWPAPILVGSGVFVLILLIALQGVPIGWDEAKATPRWAESNRGYQAVDDHFPPNQLLPDTVTIETDHDIRNPAGLTAIERITAAIMAIRGVRMVQSASHPTGLVSKQAAMNPSAGNIGDRLDEFSDQLASRSETFDNLETAANSMLNAVDLLQAGIQQGTYGVGQASLAVRLMQEAVKELRAATGDVIDIFDPLRRFTGAIPDCPTNAVCSAADEVVQWANKVVERSEGLADSARQLGQGIADAALAPANGPGVPTDLQAALDGASAQLDQMRASAAGLKAMLNDVGEASIRELPGYLHELAAVSQSGPGVDLYAARRILNDPKMRPVLKDFISQDGRATRLLVYGDGQEWGSDGAERARAIVAAVAAATKGGSLQPTAVELTGVGPLTRDLQDLVGSDLSKLAIITFAVIFVISALFLRSPVAGLILVGTAGTSYLCALGASMLIWRHILGRDLHWSVPPIAFVLVVAVGSTCNLLLTLRIREEVPAGPRTAIIRAFATTGALATIAGMVVGLAVAALAASSVLSVAQIGVAVGVGLVLDALVVRNLVLPALLVVLGRWSWWPGSPGYSLQDVESPDRSSEVVATSAM
- a CDS encoding antibiotic biosynthesis monooxygenase — its product is MAFDPTAITLFHPPSDPEGFATWVAEYRAAARRAHGYVGALESVHATEYLDWALKVSFASAELLESWLDSAERQALLIEGQAQGYWRSAPDLIIAEGELPPANVAVFLHSVAPGKEAEFVAAHGDLKLATSAFLGYQGTAIFPADSSGQWMTVIRFRTAGQLTAWVQSPERRDALPQLRDKLTRDFAELSSSAPFGSTVRVADGQTRITPAWKTAMLVLLCLYPTATVITMELSPALNRLGLHQALTMFVGNVTSVALLQWILVPAVSRPFRRWLDPIDGATARVTLVGVAMVVLAYAALVLLFALTTS